Proteins co-encoded in one Strix uralensis isolate ZFMK-TIS-50842 chromosome 2, bStrUra1, whole genome shotgun sequence genomic window:
- the LOC141940192 gene encoding uncharacterized protein LOC141940192 has translation MDLAASGMDASVSSGLALPRATPPSLLHLLPESQAKAQHSRGFPVQWEQKLPPKRGRLGGEPRGSAALAWPGSPLRKGTCGVKPAPRKLWEGGEGASYQSLCPDGQHGSVEGQDKTGCGELSYFGRGKRRSHSTQAPSAGREQGGCSGRFCQIQRATERGLPGSEQAGRAAPGGPLHGENRPARAKLEGQWRSPHTRTHTHRRARPPPLLPRTPPRRCVGMWCCPWARPRRPGSGVNPFCPLTGRGGRRVVVQKGLGRLERSPPRRAALSNAKPPHSPPPSPAAEPPRPPQRTAPGRGGCVCVLQPPSPCKLGNRGPGVLGQSGKRLWAAAGSACRGAGQQ, from the coding sequence ATGGATTTGGCTGCATCTGGGATGGATGCATCTGTCTCCTCAGGCCTCGCTCTACCTCGGGCTACGCCACCAAGTCTCCTTCATCTTCTCCCGGAGAGTCAGGCGAAGGCGCAGCATTCCCGGGGTTTCCCAGTGCAGTGGGAACAAAAGCTGCCCCCGAAGCGGGGCCGACTGGGGGGCGAGCCCCGCGGCAGCGCTGCCTTAGCCTGGCCCGGATCCCCCCTCCGTAAGGGGACGTGCGGGGTCAAACCAGCCCCCCGCAAACtttgggaggggggggaaggggcctCCTATCAGTCCCTCTGCCCCGACGGCCAGCATGGCTCTGTAGAAGGGCAAGACAAAACTGGATGCGGGGAGCTCAGTTACTTTGGCAGAGGAAAGAGACGTTCCCACTCCACGCAGGCTCCTTCGGCAGGGCGTGAGCAGGGGGGCTGCTCCGGGCGTTTCTGCCAAATACAGAGGGCTACGGAGCGGGGTCTGCCAGGCAgcgagcaggcagggagggcagcgccGGGTGGGCCCCTCCACGGGGAAAACCGCCCTGCGAGGGCGAAGCTGGAAGGACAATGGAGATCCCcccacacgcgcacacacacacacagacgcGCTCGCCCACCCCCCCTTCTCCCTCGCACCCCTCCACGGCGGTGCGTGGGGATGTGGTGCTGCCCCTGGGCCAGGCCACGCCGCCCTGGGAGTGGGGTGAATCCCTTCTGTCCTCTGACAGGCCGGGGGGGACGGAGGGTGGTGGTGCAGAAAGGGCTTGGGCGGCTGGAGCGCAGCCCACCCCGCCGGGCCGCCCTGTCTAACGCGaagcccccccactcccccccaccctcccccgcCGCGGAGCCCCCTCGCCCTCCTCAGAGAacggcgccggggcggggggggtgtgtgtgcgttCTCCAACCCCCTTCCCCCTGTAAACTGGGGAATAGGGGGCCGGGGGTGCTCGGGCAAAGTGGGAAGCGCCTGTGGGCTGCAGCGGGCAGCGCTTGTAGGGGAGCGGGTCAACAGTGA